In [Phormidium] sp. ETS-05, the genomic window GGAGAGAGCATCTGCTCTTCCATTAAAATCACAAGCATCTCACACCTCCTGTGGAAGCTCCCCTCTACCATTAATTGTATGTCAAGTCAATCGGTAGGGAGATGTCAAAATTAATACGTTTTAGCCAAAATTTTTTGGGAGAGTTGGTAGGGTGGGCATTGCCAGAAAAATAATTTAGCTCTGCAATTGCTGCACCCAAGGCAGATGCCCACCCTACAGAGGTATTAGAGAATCAGAGAAACAGGCATCCCCCAACCCCCTTTGAAAGAGGGGCAAGAGGAAGTATAGGGACAGGTATCCTCCCCAAAACCAAAGACGGGATGTGGGGGGCGAAGAAAGGAGGGCTTGACACCCCAGGGGCAGAGTGGTCAAAAAGGACATAAAATGCTAGATTACCCAACGGCGATGTTTTCCTGTTATGGGTCAACCACCAAGAAGCATCCCGCCGGTTGAGGCGGCCTTAAGGGGCGCCAAAGAAACCGGGTTTCTCTGAAGAACCTCGGACAAAGACGGTTTCTGCCCTTTTGACAAATAAATTAACTTTTTGACATCGCTCCTGTCTGTCCAGCCTCTTCCCCAGCCAGTATTCCAGTGAGGTTTCATTCGTGACTCAGACTAATTTAGACGTACTTGCTACCACTGACCCCGCAGTATCTGGATTGATTGCCCGGGAACTGCAACGCCAGAGAGACCACCTAGAACTGATTGCCAGTGAAAACTTTGCCTCGGCGGCGGTGCTGGCAGCTCAAGGCTCAGTGTTGACTAACAAGTATGCAGAAGGTTTGCCCGGAAAGCGCTACTATGGCGGTTGCGAGTTTATTGATGACATTGAGCAACTGGCGATCGACCGGGTAAAACAAATCTTCGGCGCTGCTCATGCCAATGTCCAACCTCATTCCGGCGCTCAAGCTAATTTTGCCGTATTTCTCGCGCTCCTAGAACCCGGGGACACGATTATGGGGATGGACCTGTCCCACGGCGGACACCTCACCCACGGTTCGCCGGTGAATGTCTCGGGCAAGTGGTTCCAAGTGAAGCATTACGGTGTCAGTCAGGAAACCGAACAGCTAGACTACGACCAGATTTTGGCTTTGGCGAAGCAGCATCAGCCAAAAATGATTATCTGCGGCTATTCCGCTTATCCCCGCGTCATCGATTTTGAGAAATTCCGCAGCATCGCTGACGAAGTGGGTGCCTATTTGATGGCGGATATCGCCCATATCGCTGGTTTGGTGGCGACGGGACACCACCCCAACCCGATCGCTCACTGTCATGTAGTCACTACCACCACCCATAAAACTCTGCGTGGACCTCGTGGGGGGCTGATTATGACGGCGGACCCGGAATTGGGCAAGAAGTTTGATAAGGCAGTGTTTCCCGGCACCCAGGGGGGTCCGTTAGAACATGTGATCGCGGCGAAGGCGGTGGCTTTTGGGGAAGCTCTCAAGCCAGAGTTTAAGGCTTATTCGGGTCAGGTGATTGCTAATGCCCGGGCGATGGCGGCTCGGTTGGTGGCGCGGGGATTTAAGCTGGTATCCGGGGGAACAGATAATCATTTGATGCTGGTGGATTTGCGCAGCATTGGCATGACGGGGAAAGCTGCTGATAAACTGCTCTCAGAAGTGAACATTACGGCGAATAAAAATACGGTGCCTTTTGATCCGGAGTCGCCTTTTGTCACTAGCGGTCTGCGTTTGGGGTCTCCGGCGATGACGAGTCGGGGAATGGGGACGGCGGAATTTGAGGAAATTGCTGATATTATTAGCGATCGGCTTCTCAATCCCGCTGACGATAAGTCGGCGCAAAACTGCCGCGATCGGGTAGCATCCCTTTGCCAGCGCTTCCCCTTATACAGCAATGACTCTGGCCAAAATACTTCTTTCCAGAGCATATCTGAGCCCGCCTTGGTGAGCTAAGTTAAGGGTGAATTCCTCAGCATGAACCCAGGGGTATTTGGGGTTTCACCCCCTACCCCTGCCGGAATTTCTCACAGAGGAGTATCAAATCCCGAAATTGGCCACAATAGTCCCCGATCGTTGCTGAGTTCGGTCATAAATGTAGTAAATGTAGGTAGATTTGCCTCAAAATTTGTTCTTATTCAAGCGGAAATAATTTCAGATGCCTTACCATCTGTACCACCTCGCTGCCTTTACCGTCTCCGCCCTTGTAGTTCTCGCGACCACCCCAGTCGTGAAACATGTTGGCATCAAAAGTGGCCGTGTCGATCTGCCGGGAAAACGCAAAGTACACAGCCAACCGATGGTGCGTCTGGGAGGAGTATCGATATTTTTGGGCAGTGTTATTGCCTTGTTGATTGTCTGGACTCTGGGCGGCTTCGGCGTTTTGCCCCCGCATAAAGAGTACGAGATTTGGGGCGTCACCATTGGCGGTTTGGCCTTCTTCCTGATTGGTTTAACTGATGACCTGTTCGGCTTGTCCCCATTTGTGCGGCTATTCGTGCAAACTGTGGTGGCTGGTCTAGCTTGGAAAGTGGGGGTGCAAATCGACTTCATCACGATTCCCTTTGTGGGATTGGTGAATTTCCCGGACTGGATTGGGTTCCCCGTTACCGTGGTGTGGCTGGTGGGGATGACTAATGCCATCAACTGGATTGACGGTTTAGACGGTTTAGCTGCAGGGGTTTCCGGTATCGCCGCCGTGGTGATGCTGATTGTGAGTCTGTTTATGAACCAACCCGGTGCGGCTTTAATTGCCGCTGCTTTGGCTGGGGGGACTCTAGCATTCCTGCGCTATAATTTCAACCCCGCTCAGATTTTTATGGGAGATGGCGGCTCTTATTATCTGGGATTCACTTTGGCGGGGGTGGGGGCGATCGGCTTGGTGAAAACCACCGCCGTCACCGCCGTGGTTCTGCCTTACATCATCTTGGCAGTGCCGATTTTGGATATGTCCGCCGTGATTTTAGACCGCCTGCGCAATGGCAAATCGCCTTTTGCCGCTGACAAGCGACATTTACACCATCGCTTGCTCGCTGCAGGTCTATCCCACCGGTTGACGGTGTTGTTTATTTACTCTTTGACTCTCTGGGTGGGGAGTTTGGCTTTGGCTTTTGCGGGAATACCCAGTGGTTTAACTTTCGCCCTGGGTGCTACGGTGTTGCTCACCTACACCACTTGGAAAGTGAGAGAACACGCCAGTAGGCAGTCATAGGTGTTTTAGTGTCCTGTGTAGTTGGTATATTACCCATGAAGCCATCAAAAATCAACAAGTAAAAATGACTGCCGAAATTATTTGCGTGGGTACAGAGTTGCTGTTGGGGGAAATCCTCAACAGCAACTCTCAGTTTTTGGCGCTGCAACTGGCTGAGTTAGGGATTCCTCACTACTATCAAACGGTGGTGGGGGATAACCCGGAGCGGATTCATCGGGTTTTGGAAATCGCGATCGCCCGTTCTTCATCTATCCTCATCTTTACTGGCGGTCTCGGTCCGACCCCAGACGACCTGACTCACGAAACCCTCGCCCAGTTTTTTGGCGTTCCACTGGTGGAACAGCCAGAAGTCATCGCCGATATCGAGCGCAAGTACGCTGCCCGAGGGCGCGAAATGACTCCGAGCAACCGCAAGCAGGGTTTTATCCCCGCCGGTGCCCAAATTTTGCCTAATCCTTCTGGGACAGCTCCCGGTATTGTTTGGCAGGCGCAACCAAATCTAACTATCCTCACTTTTCCTGGTGTCCCTGCGGAAATGCACCTGATGTGGCAACAAACTGCCATCCCTTATTTGAAAAGTCAAGGCTGGGGCAGCTCCATTATCTACAGCAAGACTTTAAGGTTTTGGGGCATTGCTGAGTCAGCTTTAGCGGAGAAGGTTCGCCCCTTGTTTGACCTGACTAACCCCACGGTGGCTCCCTACGCTAGTAAGGGTGAGGTGCGGTTGCGGGTTTCGGCCAAAACAGCCTCTCCCGAAGCTGCTACAGCTATTATCGAGCCGGTGGCGGCGAAAATTCGGGCGATCGCTGGTGCGGACTATTTTGGTGCGGATGAGGATACTTTGGCTTCTGTGGTGGGGCAGTTGCTGCGCGATCGGGGCCAAACCCTAGCGGTGGCGGAATCTTGCACTGGTGGCGGTTTGGGCCAGATGATAACGGCAATTTCTGGCAGTTCTGATTATTTCTTGGGTGGGGTGATTGCTTACCACAATTCGGTAAAAATGTCAAGTCTCGGAGTTAACCAGCAATCTCTCGTAACTATGGGGGCCGTGAGCGCAGAAGTAGCGCAGCAAATGGCGGCGGGGGTACGTCAGAGTTTGGGCGCCAATTGGGGCCTAAGCATCACAGGGATCGCCGGACCCGGCGGAGGAAGCGAAGAGAAACCAGTGGGATTGGTTTATATCGGGTTAGCTGGACCCCATGGTGAGGCTGTAGCTTTTGAGCATCGATTTGGGTCCATGCGGGGCCGGGATTGGGTGCGCCATTTGAGCGCTTGCACCGCCTTGGATACCCTGCGGCGAAAAATGTTAAGCATTGCTTAACATTTTTGGGGAACAGGACAAAACGCTATAGATAGCGTTTTGTCTGATAAAAAATTCTACATATAGAGTCTCTATGGTGCGGGAGGGGGGCAAGTACCCCCCAAAAAGCCGGTTTGATAGTTGTAATAGCACTTGCTCATTTTTCAGGATTGGTTATCATCAAATTAAGGAGTAAAAACCTGCTGTGGGCAAACCGCAAGCGTTAATGATGCACAGTAGATTTCCCGGCTGCACTGAAGGAGCTTGAGCTGAAAATGGAATACATCGAAAAAGTTCTGGAAAAACTTAAAGAATGGACTCGCAAGCTGATTGAGGCTCTGTTAGGCCCGGAAGCGGAGCCGGAACCGGAACTGATTCCGATCCCAGTCCATGAACCCAACCGCCGTCGTTAGTCCAGATATGGCTCCTGTAGGGCAACTGGACGAGTTAAGCATCCTCATCCTGCACGGGCCAAACCTAAATTTTTTGGGTCGGAGAGAACCAGGGGTTTATGGTTTGGCTACTTTAGATGATATCAACCGCTCGCTAGAGAAGGCGGCTGAAAATTTGCGCGTGCAGGTGTCGGCGTTACAGTCTAATCACGAAGGTGTGCTGGTTGATGCAATTCAGGCAGCTTGGGGAACGCATCAGGGAATTTTGATTAACCCTGGTGCTTATACCCATACCAGTGTAGCGATTAGAGATGCGATCGCAGCGGTGAATATCCCCACGGTGGAAGTCCACCTCAGCAATATCTATCGGCGGGAGGAGTTCCGCCACCACTCCTATATCGCACCCGTGGCGATCGGCCAAATTAGCGGTTTCGGCGCCGATAGCTACCGTCTCGGTTTAGAAGCATTGGCCCACCACCTGCGTCATCTCCCTTGAGCAAATTCTCTCCTCATTTCATATGAATTAATCTATAATAGTAAAGTTCTGTAGGGTGGGCAGTGCCAACTACAGAACACTGGTTATCAAAAGAATTCTGATTCAGGCACTGCCCACCCTACAAAGGCTCACTCCTATGAATATGTCGCATAAGAGTAAAGCCCAGTTTTTACTAAAAAACCAATTTAACGAAAATCAAACCTGCCAGAGGTTATGTGTATAATAATCTCTGGCAATTATTTTATTCATGTAATCTCGGAGGCTGTGATGATAGCTGAAATCGAAAAACGCCACTACACCCCAGAAGAATATCTGGCTCTAGAAGAAACGGCGGAGTTTAAAAGCGAGTATCACGACGGAGAAATCATCCCTATGACGGGCGGCACTACTAACCACAATCAGATTGCCGGTAATTTTTACGCTTATTGTAAGTTGGCTATGAAGCAGCAAAATTACAAGATATTTATTGGTGATGTGCGGTTGGGACTGCCCCGTTTTCGCCGATATGTCTATCCCGACTTGATGATAATTGAGGGGAAACCGGTTTATGATGGTTCTGGCCAAACCACCGTCACTAATCCCTTGGTGATTATTGAGGTACTGTCACCATCAACGGTGAATTATGATAAAGGGAATAAATTTTATTTTTATCGCTCAATTCCAGAATTTCGGGAATATATTCTGATTGACCAATATCAATATCACGTGGAGCAGTATGCTAAAACGGCGGAAAATAAATGGCTCTTGACTGAGTATGACGGGCAAGAGGCAGTATTGGCGATGACGGCGGTTAATTTAGAAATTCCCCTGCTGGATTTGTATGAAGGCGTGGAATTTGAGGTGGGGGATGAATTACCAGCTAGCTAGGAAAAGCCAGATAGTCTGACGGGGAAAAGGCATCTGAATCGACCTCTGGCCAAAATTAACCTATGGGTGAGCGCATAAATTTCTGGTTGTTGCCCCAAATATAATATAGAAGAGGGCATCTTCAGAAAGTCTGTGCAGATTAAGGAGCCTGAATATGAGTACAACCGATGATTTGCTCGCCCAAGCGGGTTATCTGACGGAATTTGACAAACAAGTGATTGCCGAGGTGAATAAGGCTCGGCAAAATCCGGCGGCTTATGCCGAGGTTTTGGCAGCTATGCGCCCATCTTACAATGGGCAAGAAGGAGTGGCCGCACTGGATGAAGCGATCGCCTTTCTCCGAGCCGCCAGTCCTCTCCCACCCCTGCAACCCTCACCAGGGATGTCAATGGCGGCGACGGATCACGTCAATGATACTGGCCCGAAAGGCATCGTCAGTCACGATGGCACCGATGGGAGTAGTATTCGCGAAAGAATCGATCGCTACGGCGACGGGGGTGGTTACGCCGGAGAAAACATCAGCTATGGTATGAACTCCCCGCAAGATGTAGCAGCTCAGCTCATTATCGATGATGGGGTTCCCTCTCGTGGCCATCGGGAGAATATTTTTAACCCGCAATATCAGTTTATTGGTGTGGATACTGGCTCTCACGCTCAGTATCAGACGATGACGGTCCTCAATTTTGCTGGACAGTACACAGAAGATGCCAGCGTCACTCCTGTGCAGCCACCACCAATAGGAGACCCGATACCAGAACCGATAGGACTGACACTGCAGCCACCCGAACCCCCAGTTCCAGTATCGCCGCCACGGGGAGAGGTGATGCCAGAATTCCGCCGCCAGAATTGGGCGGGGATAACGGAACCGGCAAATCAGTCTTTTGTATTTGCGGATTTTTCCACGGGGAATGATGCGATGGAGCTAACCCCGGAAACCAGCCGCCAAAACCCCGGAGGAGTGCGGGCTTTTGATGGGGATGATTTGATTGTGGGGTCGATCGATCGGGATATCGTCAACGGCAACCGAGGCAACGATAGTATCCAGGGTGGGGAGGGGGATGATTACCTGCGTGGCGGTCAAGATAATGACTCGATCGAGGGTAATGGTGGGAATGATATTGTCAACGGCAATAAGGGTGAGGATATCGTAGATGGCGGCGCCGGTGATGATTTGGTGCGCGGCGGTCAGGGGAATGATTTGTTAATTGGCGGTGATGGGGATGATGTGTTAATTGGGGATTTTGGTACTGATAGCCTCACCGGGGGCGCTGGTGCCGATAAGTTTATCATCCGCGCCGATACGGCGGCTGGCCAAACTAATGTCAATTTAGCCGACCGGATTACCGATTTTGGCACTGGCGATGAAATTGTGATTGTGGGCAACCAAGAACAGATTCAGTTAGTCGCCAGTGGTAGTGATACGGTGATTCAGTTGAGCGGCGGCGATATTGTGGCATTGGTGGCAAATGTGACGCCGGAGAATTTGCCGGGGTCAATTTTGGCTGCCTTTGGTGGCGATGGCGGGATGACGATCGGTTAATTGCCATGATTTGAGCCGATTGGTGGGGGCAAGGCATCAGCAAAATTAGGGTTTAAAATAAATCTGAATCATGCCTTGCCCCTCACTATGCTTGAGTGGTGGGGCTGTTGCGAGAGATAACTCGCCGTAGGGGGGAAGCATTCGGGTCATAAATTTTGGGTTTTTTGCCAGACATTCCTCGCCCGAATGCTTCCCCCCTACAAAATCGGGATGTATTTTTTGGATAACCAGTCTCAAACCACAGGAGCAGGAGCAGAGATTATGGCAGGTCTGACAGGGACAGAAGTGGATGATTTATTGGAGGGGACGGAAGCGGCAGACGAGATTTTCGGACTGGTGGGCAATGATGTAGTTATTGGCTCCGATGGGGATGACTTGCTCAGTGGCAACCAGGGGAACGATCGCCTATTTGGCGGTCCCGGTGAAGATACCATTTATGGGGGACAAGACAACGATTTAATCCAGGCTGGGGAAGATGAGGACTTGATTTTTGGCGATCGTTCCCCCGATCGCATCTGGGGAGATGGCGGCGATGATACCATCTTTGGTGGCTTAGGCAGCGATATCTTATATGGCAACACCGGTACTGATGAACTCTATGGCAACCAAAGTGACGATACCATCTATGGCGGCCAAAATAACGATACCCTCTGGGGAGGCACTGGTAACGACTTCCTCTCCGGCGACTTAGACAATGATTTGCTGTTTGGCGACCAAGGCACAAACACCCTCGTCGGTGGTTCTGGTCGGGATATCTTTTTTTGCAAAAGAAATTTGGCAACCCTACCGCTGAAACCGCCAATATTATCAACGACTTCACCAAAGGCGAAGATATCATCGGCTTAGAACAAGACCTCACCTTTGGGGAATTGAATATTTCTCAAGGTGTGGGGGAATTTCAAAACGACACGGTAATCAGGGATAAAAATACCGGCATTTTCTTTGCTATCTTAAAAAATGTCACGAGCAGCACTCTCACCGCCTCAGATTTCGGCAGTAATCTCACTGATAGCGATATTGACGACATTACCGATGATGACAATAACCCAGCAAATGACCCGCCCACATTCAATTTTGCCCAGGGAAACTACAACTATAACGAAGGTACTGGCGGGCCATTTGTCTCGGTGACGGTTAATCGCTCTGGCGATACCAGCACGATCGTCACTGTAGATTACAACAGTAAAGATGGCACTGCTAAAGCTGGGGCAGACTACGATCGAGTCAGTGGCTCCCTGGTGTTCAACCCCGGAGAAACCAGCGACTCTTTCCTCGTTCCCATCCGGGACGACCTCATCTATGAAGGAGAAGAATTTTTCAATATAGAGCTGATTAGCACTTTTGGCGGCGCTCGTCTCGGAGAACTCAGTACCGCTTTCGTCACCATCCTAGATGATGAAGCCTTTCCCGCTCCCAGCTTCAAACAATCGAACTTCACCGTTGGCGAAGCCAGTGGGAACGCCACAATTACTCTCACCCTCAACAACATCAGCGATGTGCCCCTGGTGGTTAACTATGCCACCAGCGATGGCACCGCCACGGCGGGAAATGACTACCAGGCGACATCCGGGAGCCTACAATTCCTCCCCGGTCAGCAGGAACTAACCTTTACCGTCCCTATAATCAACGACACTACCGGAGAGCCTAACGAAACCATTAATCTTAGCCTGACCAGCTCGAGCGGTGGCGATAGCTTAAATACAGCGACTCTGACAATTACTGATGATGATGGTGGCGCCCCAGCAATACAGTCTCAAAATCGCCTGCCGAACTTTGCGATCGTCGAGTCCACCTGGGAAGCTGTCGCCACCCCAAGTAACTTGGGGGCTGACGTTGCTCCCCTTGTGGCTGTAACACCAGATAGTGATTTGTCATTGGTCATTGGCAATTTATCATTTGATTAACTACTTTGTTTATATGAATAAAGTAGTTAATCTTTTTGCTAGAAAAAGTATTCACGCAAATGACAAATAACAAATGACAAATGACAAATGACAAATGACCTAGGTAGAGGGAATCTCACCGGGTGGTGGGGTAATGGGACTAGGGGTCTGTTCGTCCGGGGTCATCCCCCGCTGCGGTAAATCTTCCATCCTATCCGAGGCGTTAATACAGGCTGTCATTGCCTGAGACGTGCCCAGGTCGATTTCCTGTTTCAACCCCACAACGCAGGTAGAAAACTGGTTTGGGATCAGACTGCGGCGGCAGTGGTCAAGAATATTCGGCCCATCGCTGGCATCGGAAAGATTGCCAATATCCACCACACAGGTAGCCATCGCCAGGGGGCGACGGACGCGACGACAGGCGGTCAGAGCGTCCATCGGGATGATGTCAGTTTCAGTGGAGATATCCAGTACACAACTGGCCAGTTCTTGCGGACGCCGCATCTCGCCGCAGCTGGTCGCCGCCATTAGTGGGGGGACATTAACCTGCATCAGAGTTTCGGCGCAGTTAGCGTAGTCGTTCTTTTTCTCCGCCTTGGCTGAGGAGTGAAAAGGTAAAAGGGAAAAGGCCAAGGGCAAAAGACAAAAAGCTAAATTTGGGAGTTTGAGTGCTTTCATCGCTATGTACGTTTGATAACTCATGTTACGGTGCCTTAGAGCTTCCCTTGGGGCACAGGACGGGCAAGGTGGCAAATGGAGAACGATCTGTCACCTTTGGATGAATGACGCAGTGCGGCCACATTTTTCCCTAGCACCGAGAAACCTACTGCCTCTTGAGGCGAGATAGTTTTTCTGATGACCCATTGTCCGTTAAGGTTTATAATAGAGAGTCTGGCTGAAATTTTCTGGAAACGAAGAGGAAGCAATATGTCACGGTATCGAGGTCCACGCCTAAGAATTGTCCGCCGTTTGGGTGACTTGCCCGGTTTGACTCGGAAAAATGCGAAACGGGCTTATCCTCCTGGTCAGCATGGGCAGACCCGGAAGAAGCGATCGGAATATGCCATCCGGTTGGAAGAAAAGCAGAAACTGCGTTTCAACTACGGTTTGAGCGAAAGGCAAATGCTGCGCTATGTGCTAAAAGCTCGGCGCACTACTGGTTCTACCGGTCAAATTCTCCTGGAATTGCTGGAGATGCGCCTGGATAACACGGTATTTCGGATGGGGATGGCGCCGACGATTCCTGGGGCTCGCCAGTTGGTCAACCACGGTCACATCACCGTTAACGGTCGTACTGTGAATGTCCCCAGCTACAATTGCCGTCCTGGAGATACGATCGCCGTTAGAGACCGGGAAAAATCCCGCAAATTGGTGGAAGCCAACTTGCAGTCTCCCGGTTTGGCTCACCTACCGAGCCACTTGGAGTTTGACAAAGACAAATTCACGGGCAAGGTGAACGGCAAAATCGAGCGGGAATGGGTTGCCTTGCAAGTTAACGAACTCCTGGTGGTTGAGTATTACTCGCGGCAAGTCTGAGGATTGTCATTTGTCATTTGTCACTTGTCCCTTGTCCCTTGTCATTTGGAGAAGAAACCTTCTCAACGAGATGTCTCGTACCCGGACGGAGATTCTCCACAGAAGCCCGGACCCAATGGCGGAAGACAAAGGACAAAGGACAAAGGACTAAAGACTCTTGGACAAATTCTCAGCCACCAATTTGAGACATGGTACGGTTGTAGGAGCCGGAGAGAGTGCCGGAATCCCGCTGTTTATAGTTTACTTCTGGTTTAAGGGCGATTAACTGGCGGACTTGTTCTTGTAAAAAGGCAAAATCGGCGCCGGTGCGGAGGGCGGTTTTGAGGTCAAGTTGTCCGGTTTCATTGAGCAGACAGGGACGTAACCAGCCATCAGCACTCAGGCGCATCCGGTTGCAGCGATCGCAGAAGCACTCGGACATCTGGGAGATAAACCCCAGAGTCCCCATTGCTCCGGGAATTTGGAATACGTCCGCCGGACCGCTACCTTTAACTGCGGATTCTACTAAACCCCACCGCTCCCGAATCTGTCGCCGCAGTTCGGCGGAGGGCACCCAGCCGCTATTTTCAAATAGTTGATGGTTGCCGATCGGCATAAATTCAATAAACCGCACGTGCCATTTGCGCTCAATGGTCAAACTGGCTAAGTCCAGCACTTCCGAGTCATTCACCCCTGGAATTACCACCACGTTCAATTTCAGGGGGTCAAAGCCTACCCTATGCGCCGCTAAAATCCCCTCCCATACCTGCTGCCAGCGGCTGCGCCCCTTAGTGCCGATGAGCATATCATAGGTATCGGGGTTTAGGGAGTCGAGGCTAATGTTAACCCGCCGCAAGCCAGCATCATAGAGGTCTTGAGCCATGTCGGCTAGCAAAAAGCCGTTGGTACTCAAGGCGATATCCTCTACCAACGGCATAGCGGCGAGCGATCGGACTAACTCCACCACCCCCGGACGGATCAGCGGTTCCCCCCCCGTCAGCCGAAACCGCCGGAACCCCACCGGAATAAAGACTCTCCTCACCAAAGTCAGCAGTTCCTCATCTTCCAGCAAATTCTGCTGTAAGATGTAACTCAGCTCCGCATCTTCCGGCATACAGTACAGGCAGCGAAAGTTACAGCGGTCTATCAAGCTGATCCGCAGGTAATCGATTTTATTCACCATTTACTTTTGATTTAAATCAAAATTAAAATAGATTCCAACACTATTATAAATCAACATTCAATGGGAAAAAATGCTAATAATTTGTGAATTTTTTATTTCCAGCTAGTTGGCCAAACCTAGTTAATCTAGCTGTTTATTTATTTTGGCAAATTTGTTATGATGGAAAATTGTGCCAAGAGGCGATCGAGTATCTCCCTATGCGCCAAATATGGATCTGGTGCAATTGGAAAATATTATATTATTTATAATCATAATTTACTGATAATTTTATCTGAGTCCTTAGCCCTTAGTCCTTAGTCCCTTGACAAATCACAAATGACAAATGACAAATGACGATACGTCTCGTTTTTCCCTCCAGGGGGGAAACTTGGACCATCTGGGGTCGGAATTGCCGTAAAATCTCTTTAAGGCGCGGGCACTTCCTCAACCTAAAGACGGGGTGAGGGCTCTACCCTATGGACATGAGAAACGCTATATATCATCTAAAATGCTTAATGAAATCTTGCCTTTTCAAGTATCGTTAGACCCCAGTGCCATTGCGGGCGCTTGTTTGTGGT contains:
- the glyA gene encoding serine hydroxymethyltransferase, yielding MTQTNLDVLATTDPAVSGLIARELQRQRDHLELIASENFASAAVLAAQGSVLTNKYAEGLPGKRYYGGCEFIDDIEQLAIDRVKQIFGAAHANVQPHSGAQANFAVFLALLEPGDTIMGMDLSHGGHLTHGSPVNVSGKWFQVKHYGVSQETEQLDYDQILALAKQHQPKMIICGYSAYPRVIDFEKFRSIADEVGAYLMADIAHIAGLVATGHHPNPIAHCHVVTTTTHKTLRGPRGGLIMTADPELGKKFDKAVFPGTQGGPLEHVIAAKAVAFGEALKPEFKAYSGQVIANARAMAARLVARGFKLVSGGTDNHLMLVDLRSIGMTGKAADKLLSEVNITANKNTVPFDPESPFVTSGLRLGSPAMTSRGMGTAEFEEIADIISDRLLNPADDKSAQNCRDRVASLCQRFPLYSNDSGQNTSFQSISEPALVS
- a CDS encoding Uma2 family endonuclease; amino-acid sequence: MIAEIEKRHYTPEEYLALEETAEFKSEYHDGEIIPMTGGTTNHNQIAGNFYAYCKLAMKQQNYKIFIGDVRLGLPRFRRYVYPDLMIIEGKPVYDGSGQTTVTNPLVIIEVLSPSTVNYDKGNKFYFYRSIPEFREYILIDQYQYHVEQYAKTAENKWLLTEYDGQEAVLAMTAVNLEIPLLDLYEGVEFEVGDELPAS
- a CDS encoding glycosyltransferase family 4 protein; amino-acid sequence: MPYHLYHLAAFTVSALVVLATTPVVKHVGIKSGRVDLPGKRKVHSQPMVRLGGVSIFLGSVIALLIVWTLGGFGVLPPHKEYEIWGVTIGGLAFFLIGLTDDLFGLSPFVRLFVQTVVAGLAWKVGVQIDFITIPFVGLVNFPDWIGFPVTVVWLVGMTNAINWIDGLDGLAAGVSGIAAVVMLIVSLFMNQPGAALIAAALAGGTLAFLRYNFNPAQIFMGDGGSYYLGFTLAGVGAIGLVKTTAVTAVVLPYIILAVPILDMSAVILDRLRNGKSPFAADKRHLHHRLLAAGLSHRLTVLFIYSLTLWVGSLALAFAGIPSGLTFALGATVLLTYTTWKVREHASRQS
- a CDS encoding Calx-beta domain-containing protein, with the translated sequence MQKKFGNPTAETANIINDFTKGEDIIGLEQDLTFGELNISQGVGEFQNDTVIRDKNTGIFFAILKNVTSSTLTASDFGSNLTDSDIDDITDDDNNPANDPPTFNFAQGNYNYNEGTGGPFVSVTVNRSGDTSTIVTVDYNSKDGTAKAGADYDRVSGSLVFNPGETSDSFLVPIRDDLIYEGEEFFNIELISTFGGARLGELSTAFVTILDDEAFPAPSFKQSNFTVGEASGNATITLTLNNISDVPLVVNYATSDGTATAGNDYQATSGSLQFLPGQQELTFTVPIINDTTGEPNETINLSLTSSSGGDSLNTATLTITDDDGGAPAIQSQNRLPNFAIVESTWEAVATPSNLGADVAPLVAVTPDSDLSLVIGNLSFD
- a CDS encoding CAP domain-containing protein, translated to MSTTDDLLAQAGYLTEFDKQVIAEVNKARQNPAAYAEVLAAMRPSYNGQEGVAALDEAIAFLRAASPLPPLQPSPGMSMAATDHVNDTGPKGIVSHDGTDGSSIRERIDRYGDGGGYAGENISYGMNSPQDVAAQLIIDDGVPSRGHRENIFNPQYQFIGVDTGSHAQYQTMTVLNFAGQYTEDASVTPVQPPPIGDPIPEPIGLTLQPPEPPVPVSPPRGEVMPEFRRQNWAGITEPANQSFVFADFSTGNDAMELTPETSRQNPGGVRAFDGDDLIVGSIDRDIVNGNRGNDSIQGGEGDDYLRGGQDNDSIEGNGGNDIVNGNKGEDIVDGGAGDDLVRGGQGNDLLIGGDGDDVLIGDFGTDSLTGGAGADKFIIRADTAAGQTNVNLADRITDFGTGDEIVIVGNQEQIQLVASGSDTVIQLSGGDIVALVANVTPENLPGSILAAFGGDGGMTIG
- a CDS encoding calcium-binding protein, which produces MAGLTGTEVDDLLEGTEAADEIFGLVGNDVVIGSDGDDLLSGNQGNDRLFGGPGEDTIYGGQDNDLIQAGEDEDLIFGDRSPDRIWGDGGDDTIFGGLGSDILYGNTGTDELYGNQSDDTIYGGQNNDTLWGGTGNDFLSGDLDNDLLFGDQGTNTLVGGSGRDIFFCKRNLATLPLKPPILSTTSPKAKISSA
- the aroQ gene encoding type II 3-dehydroquinate dehydratase, with product MNPTAVVSPDMAPVGQLDELSILILHGPNLNFLGRREPGVYGLATLDDINRSLEKAAENLRVQVSALQSNHEGVLVDAIQAAWGTHQGILINPGAYTHTSVAIRDAIAAVNIPTVEVHLSNIYRREEFRHHSYIAPVAIGQISGFGADSYRLGLEALAHHLRHLP
- a CDS encoding competence/damage-inducible protein A, coding for MTAEIICVGTELLLGEILNSNSQFLALQLAELGIPHYYQTVVGDNPERIHRVLEIAIARSSSILIFTGGLGPTPDDLTHETLAQFFGVPLVEQPEVIADIERKYAARGREMTPSNRKQGFIPAGAQILPNPSGTAPGIVWQAQPNLTILTFPGVPAEMHLMWQQTAIPYLKSQGWGSSIIYSKTLRFWGIAESALAEKVRPLFDLTNPTVAPYASKGEVRLRVSAKTASPEAATAIIEPVAAKIRAIAGADYFGADEDTLASVVGQLLRDRGQTLAVAESCTGGGLGQMITAISGSSDYFLGGVIAYHNSVKMSSLGVNQQSLVTMGAVSAEVAQQMAAGVRQSLGANWGLSITGIAGPGGGSEEKPVGLVYIGLAGPHGEAVAFEHRFGSMRGRDWVRHLSACTALDTLRRKMLSIA